From the Deltaproteobacteria bacterium genome, the window CACGGTTGGCTGGCTCCAGACGGATGTGGTCCGGCTCGATGTACAACTTCTTTAACGTGACCTCTTCGTTATTGATCAAGGCCACAACGGTCTCACCGTTCTCAGCCGTTTCCCTGGCTTCAATAATAATATAGTCTCCGTGCTGGACATTCTCATCTACCATGGAGTGACCTTCAACCCGAAGGGCATATGTTCGGAATCGGCCAACCATGTCCCTGGGAATTGAGATTGTCTGGTGATAGGGGAGGGCCTCTATGGGTTGGCCTGCAGCCACAGTTCCCATGACCGGAATTTCAGCGGGTTCAGTCTCGACTTCACAACGCATCCAGTCCCAATCAATTACAGATCGGGCTCTCTTTGCTTTGTGGGGTATTATTTTAGCTGTCATAATCACTCCTTTTCAGCAATACGTTCCAATTGTTTTGGGCCATTATGGACTTCTTTCGTTGGCCCGCCGCCGGCGGGACAGTTTCAGCGGTCGCAGCCAGTGCTTTGGCGAAGTAGGCTCGGATTTTCGTTGAACCCTGAACCCGTAAACAGTTACGTTACTTTTTACTAATGACTGATTTGACCTTGTCTTGCGCGGAAGCCTTCTTATCTCGGCGATCATCTACCTTTATGGACGTGACAACGCGAAGAGCGCCTTTCTTAAAGGGGACTTCGTGCATTTTGAGTATGACTTGGAATAGGTCTTGCAGGTCACCTTCAATGATTGTCCCCATACCGTGGAGTTCATAGCTCAGGCCGGAGCTATCCAAAACCTTGAGACATGAGGCCACATAACTACTCACACCGGGAGAGCCTGTTCCCAACGGGACTATGCTGACTTCGGCTATAGGCATTGCATAACCTCCTTTCAAACAAGCATTTCGTTGAAGAGGACTATAGAAATGTCCCGCTTTCCGCTTTCTAAAATTCTCCGTCAACGATGTTCATGAAACTAAGGGCTCGCGCAAAAATAACTTCACATTTTGGCATCTCAGCTTCAGCCCATCTTTGACCGATGCCTCATTCTCAAACTCCTCGAAATAGCTCGCTATTCCTGCGGTTTTGCTCAATCGGATCGGCCAAATCTGAACCAAATCTGAGCGCCAACCCTGCGAACTTATTCTTGCGCGAGCCCTAAGGCGTATCAGCTCCGCACATTATCGAATTGAACTACTTTTCAGTAATAGGGCTGTTATCCCAGTCAAATTTCTCTACTTTAAACCAGCCTTGCTGCGGTAAAGCATGAAAACTGACGGCTTTCGGATTACACCAATTATTGCCCCGCATAATCTGCCATTTGGTATACCGATTCATCGGCGAAGCGGTCTTGTCGATTCTATAACCATCCGGATGATAACCGACTTCTATTTCCGTAACATAAAATGTCTGATCCATCGCAAATATCGTTTCTCCTTTTGGTAGGCAACATCTTTCATAAATGACGAGACTTTCAGGTTCTTAGCAGAAGTACAGTAAGGATTCAACTGCAGAGTAACATTGCTGAATAAGTAAAGGT encodes:
- the lexA gene encoding repressor LexA; this encodes MRCEVETEPAEIPVMGTVAAGQPIEALPYHQTISIPRDMVGRFRTYALRVEGHSMVDENVQHGDYIIIEARETAENGETVVALINNEEVTLKKLYIEPDHIRLEPANREMKPIILHNHEIKILGVVCAVIRKYRYH
- a CDS encoding MTH1187 family thiamine-binding protein; protein product: MPIAEVSIVPLGTGSPGVSSYVASCLKVLDSSGLSYELHGMGTIIEGDLQDLFQVILKMHEVPFKKGALRVVTSIKVDDRRDKKASAQDKVKSVISKK